A stretch of the Bradyrhizobium arachidis genome encodes the following:
- a CDS encoding TRAP transporter small permease — protein sequence MSTAELHRQITADEIAHTFEEEGTPKVDLGQYAFEDWVALAIFWVMALSVFLQFFTRYVLNDSYAWTEEIATYCLIGVVFIGSSMCVRLSRHIQVDLIYRYLPHLVARALSTVIDVIRIVFFAYAVRLVWIYIKVIGDEPMTTINFPKNYVYYAALLGFVLMLGRSIQVAVENWRRGYSILERPGAFDGTEG from the coding sequence ATGTCGACCGCCGAATTGCACCGGCAGATCACCGCCGACGAGATCGCCCATACCTTCGAGGAGGAGGGGACGCCGAAGGTCGATCTCGGCCAATATGCCTTCGAGGACTGGGTGGCGCTGGCGATCTTCTGGGTGATGGCGCTCTCGGTCTTCCTCCAGTTCTTCACCCGCTACGTCCTCAACGACAGCTACGCCTGGACCGAGGAGATCGCGACCTACTGCCTGATCGGCGTGGTCTTCATCGGCTCGTCCATGTGCGTGCGGCTGTCGCGCCACATCCAGGTCGATCTCATCTACCGCTATCTGCCGCACCTCGTGGCGCGAGCGCTGTCGACGGTGATCGATGTGATTCGCATCGTGTTCTTTGCCTACGCCGTGCGGCTGGTGTGGATCTACATCAAGGTGATCGGCGACGAGCCGATGACGACGATCAATTTCCCGAAGAACTATGTCTACTACGCCGCGCTGCTCGGCTTCGTGCTGATGCTCGGGCGTTCGATCCAGGTGGCGGTCGAGAACTGGCGGCGGGGCTATTCGATCCTCGAACGTCCCGGTGCTTTCGACGGAACGGAAGGGTGA
- a CDS encoding sialic acid TRAP transporter substrate-binding protein SiaP: MLKKMTIALAVSTSALLAAASPGMAQTKLKWAHVYETSEPFHTASVWAAQEIGKRTNGRYQIDVYPASQLGKETDINQGLALGSVDIIISGSSFAAKSFPPIGVTYYPYTFRDADHLLAYTKSDIFKELAKGYEDKSGHHIVSVTYYGVRQTSSNKPIKACADMKGLKMRVPDVPAYLAMPRACGANTAPIAFAEVYLALQNGTVEAQENPLTTIEAKKFYEVQKHIVLTGHIVDHLNTVVAGGLWKKLSDEDKKIFTDVAQEAAAKATGEIKQNEAKLVAFFKDKGLSVTEVDKNEFRDTVLKNVTFESFGYRKADWERIQAVK; this comes from the coding sequence ATGTTGAAGAAGATGACGATTGCACTGGCTGTGTCGACGAGCGCGCTGCTCGCAGCCGCTAGTCCCGGCATGGCGCAGACCAAGCTGAAATGGGCCCATGTTTACGAGACCTCGGAGCCGTTCCACACCGCCTCGGTCTGGGCCGCGCAGGAGATCGGCAAGCGCACCAACGGGCGCTACCAGATCGACGTCTATCCGGCCTCTCAGCTCGGCAAGGAGACCGACATCAACCAGGGCCTGGCGCTCGGCTCGGTCGACATCATCATCTCCGGCTCGAGCTTCGCGGCCAAGAGTTTTCCGCCGATCGGCGTGACCTATTATCCCTACACCTTCCGCGACGCCGATCACCTCCTCGCCTACACCAAGAGCGACATCTTCAAGGAGCTCGCGAAAGGCTATGAGGACAAGAGCGGCCATCACATCGTCTCCGTGACCTACTACGGCGTGCGTCAGACCTCGTCCAACAAGCCGATCAAGGCCTGCGCCGACATGAAGGGTCTGAAGATGCGCGTGCCCGACGTGCCGGCCTATCTTGCGATGCCGCGCGCATGCGGCGCCAACACCGCGCCGATCGCCTTCGCCGAAGTCTATCTCGCGCTCCAGAACGGAACGGTCGAGGCCCAGGAAAATCCGCTGACCACGATCGAGGCCAAGAAGTTCTACGAAGTGCAGAAGCACATCGTGCTGACCGGCCACATCGTCGACCATCTCAACACCGTGGTCGCCGGCGGCCTCTGGAAGAAGCTCTCGGACGAGGACAAGAAGATCTTCACCGACGTGGCACAGGAAGCGGCCGCGAAGGCGACGGGAGAGATCAAGCAGAACGAGGCCAAGCTGGTCGCCTTCTTCAAGGACAAGGGCCTCTCCGTGACGGAAGTCGACAAGAACGAGTTCCGCGACACCGTGCTGAAGAACGTCACGTTCGAAAGCTTCGGCTATCGCAAGGCCGACTGGGAACGCATCCAGGCGGTGAAATAA
- a CDS encoding FadR/GntR family transcriptional regulator produces the protein MPLEAVEARRLYRQVADQLRALIDSGEYAVGNRLPTERELAEQLKVSRPTVREALIALEVEGRLRIRVGSGIYVIEPAGAVPSFPAAAVMEGPFELLRAREFLEGAIAEQAARVAKREDIARIDASLTAMENVEHPGELSMVHDRAFHVAVAGCLGNAVLVRVVGELFDQRLNPYFAQLAHYFENPASWRAALDEHRAVRDAIVACDGDRARDAMRDHLAKSQKRFAQNFGTETGAAPAAGKGRATRTATKPASPKRASGKQAAAGRSRRS, from the coding sequence GTGCCGCTGGAAGCTGTGGAGGCGAGACGGCTTTACCGCCAGGTCGCCGATCAATTGCGAGCCTTGATCGACAGCGGCGAGTACGCGGTCGGCAACCGGCTGCCGACCGAGCGGGAGCTCGCCGAGCAGTTGAAGGTGTCGCGGCCGACTGTGCGTGAAGCGCTGATCGCGCTCGAGGTCGAGGGCCGCCTTCGTATCCGCGTCGGCTCCGGCATCTACGTGATCGAGCCCGCCGGCGCCGTCCCGTCATTTCCTGCCGCTGCCGTCATGGAAGGTCCGTTCGAGCTGTTGCGCGCGCGAGAATTCCTCGAAGGCGCGATCGCCGAGCAGGCCGCACGCGTGGCGAAACGCGAGGACATCGCCCGGATCGATGCGTCCCTCACCGCGATGGAGAATGTCGAGCATCCCGGTGAATTGTCGATGGTCCACGATCGCGCCTTCCATGTCGCGGTGGCCGGCTGCCTCGGCAATGCCGTGCTGGTGCGCGTGGTCGGCGAGCTCTTCGACCAGCGCCTCAACCCCTATTTCGCGCAGCTTGCGCATTATTTCGAGAACCCTGCGTCCTGGCGCGCCGCGCTCGACGAACACCGTGCCGTGCGCGACGCCATCGTGGCCTGCGACGGTGATCGCGCGCGCGATGCCATGCGTGACCATCTCGCGAAATCGCAGAAGCGGTTCGCGCAGAATTTTGGAACGGAAACTGGGGCGGCTCCGGCAGCCGGAAAGGGTCGTGCCACGCGAACGGCCACCAAGCCTGCGAGTCCAAAGCGGGCATCCGGGAAACAGGCTGCTGCCGGAAGATCGCGGCGGTCATGA
- a CDS encoding mannitol dehydrogenase family protein, with protein MRLGRANLDRLPSGIRRPAYDVSRVMPGIVHLGLGAFHRAHQAVVIDDCLAAGAPGWGIIGASLRSPDTRDALAPQDHLYTIAVRAAEGTAYRVIASLIGSEVARENPARLVARMADAETRIVSLTVTEKGYCHTPQTGDLDERHPDIVHDLNNPDAPRSAPGFIVAALARRRAQGLSPFTVLCCDNLAANGHTVQRIVTQFAALRSKDLGKWISDSVAFPCTMIDRIVPETTDADRAAVSNALGMDDAWPVMTEPFTQWVVEDRFSAGRPDLAAAGVELVADVKPFELMKLRLLNASHSALAYLGYLAGYETIADTMADPHFARLAARVMEEAAVTLVMPAGTDLAAYRVSLLQRFSNPALHHRTWQIAMDGSQKLPQRLLGAMQERLSRGLPIATHALAVAGWMRYVTATDEQGRTIDVRDPLAKEFAALANEAGPVAERLAPALLGVAKVFGPFGADPRLRDAVTAALGRLYAQGARRTVADT; from the coding sequence ATGCGGCTCGGCCGCGCCAATCTCGACCGGCTGCCGTCCGGCATCCGCCGCCCAGCCTACGATGTTTCGCGCGTGATGCCCGGCATCGTGCATCTCGGCCTCGGCGCGTTCCATCGGGCCCACCAGGCCGTCGTCATCGACGACTGCCTTGCCGCCGGCGCGCCCGGCTGGGGCATCATCGGCGCCAGCCTGCGCAGTCCTGACACGCGCGACGCCCTCGCGCCGCAGGATCATCTCTACACAATTGCCGTGCGTGCAGCCGAGGGCACCGCCTATCGCGTGATCGCTTCGCTCATCGGCAGCGAAGTCGCGCGCGAGAATCCCGCGCGGCTCGTCGCGCGCATGGCCGATGCTGAGACGCGCATCGTCTCGCTGACTGTCACCGAAAAAGGCTATTGCCATACGCCGCAGACCGGCGATCTCGACGAGCGCCACCCGGACATTGTGCATGATCTCAACAATCCGGACGCGCCGCGCTCGGCGCCCGGCTTCATCGTTGCCGCGCTTGCGCGCCGGCGCGCGCAGGGATTGTCGCCCTTCACCGTGCTTTGCTGCGACAATCTCGCGGCGAACGGCCACACCGTGCAGCGGATCGTGACGCAGTTCGCGGCGCTGCGATCGAAGGATCTCGGCAAGTGGATATCAGATAGCGTCGCCTTCCCCTGCACCATGATCGACCGCATCGTGCCGGAGACGACGGACGCTGACCGCGCCGCCGTGTCCAACGCACTCGGGATGGATGACGCGTGGCCGGTCATGACGGAGCCGTTCACGCAATGGGTGGTCGAGGACCGCTTCTCCGCGGGACGGCCGGATCTGGCCGCAGCCGGCGTCGAGCTCGTCGCCGACGTAAAACCGTTCGAGCTGATGAAGCTGCGGCTGCTCAATGCCAGCCATTCGGCGCTCGCCTATCTCGGCTATCTCGCCGGCTACGAGACCATCGCCGATACGATGGCCGATCCGCACTTCGCGCGGCTGGCCGCGCGGGTGATGGAGGAGGCCGCGGTGACGCTTGTCATGCCTGCCGGCACTGACCTTGCCGCCTATCGCGTCTCGCTGCTCCAGCGTTTTTCCAATCCGGCGCTGCATCACCGCACCTGGCAGATCGCCATGGACGGCTCGCAAAAGCTTCCGCAGCGGCTGCTCGGTGCAATGCAGGAGCGATTGAGCCGCGGCCTGCCGATCGCAACACACGCGCTCGCCGTCGCCGGCTGGATGCGCTACGTCACCGCAACGGACGAGCAGGGCCGCACAATTGACGTGCGCGACCCCCTCGCCAAGGAGTTTGCCGCACTCGCGAACGAGGCGGGCCCGGTCGCCGAACGTCTGGCGCCAGCGCTGCTCGGCGTCGCAAAAGTGTTCGGCCCGTTCGGCGCCGATCCGCGGCTGCGCGATGCGGTGACAGCCGCGCTCGGCCGTCTCTACGCGCAAGGCGCGCGGCGGACGGTTGCGGATACCTGA
- a CDS encoding nuclear transport factor 2 family protein: MTKESKVIAANAAFYAAFAAGDFAAMERLWADDDGISCIHPGWPAIIGRATVIGSWRDILLNPERPQIACAEPQAIVDGDSGRVLCIEIVDGTALAAANHFRRVGDTWRLVHHQSSPIAQIVEQTHDEPSSPSRRIH, from the coding sequence ATGACGAAGGAAAGCAAGGTCATCGCCGCCAACGCGGCCTTCTACGCGGCCTTTGCGGCGGGCGACTTCGCGGCGATGGAGCGGCTGTGGGCGGATGACGACGGCATCTCCTGCATCCACCCCGGCTGGCCCGCCATCATCGGGCGCGCCACCGTGATCGGAAGCTGGCGCGACATCCTGCTAAATCCGGAGCGGCCGCAGATCGCGTGCGCCGAGCCGCAGGCGATCGTCGATGGCGATTCCGGCCGCGTGCTGTGCATCGAGATCGTGGACGGCACGGCCCTCGCCGCCGCCAACCACTTTCGCCGCGTCGGTGACACCTGGCGTCTGGTGCACCACCAATCGAGCCCGATCGCGCAGATCGTCGAGCAGACCCACGACGAGCCGTCCAGCCCGAGCCGGCGCATTCACTAA
- a CDS encoding cysteine hydrolase family protein produces the protein MRDDGPDIADVSDAVHLCIDMQNIFAPGGLWQTPWMEKVLPAIVSIASRYRERTIFSRFITPEQPEDRPGQWQNYFRRWRCATRAQLWTTDLDLVPVLARFVPPARIIDKPAYSAFTGSGLRGLLVDKNVRTIVITGAETDVCVLSTVLSAVDLGFRVVIVEDALCSSSDVGHDALMTMYRTRFHGQIDLVTAEELQQYWRE, from the coding sequence ATGAGGGACGACGGTCCTGATATCGCTGACGTCAGCGACGCCGTGCATCTTTGCATCGACATGCAGAACATTTTTGCGCCCGGAGGCCTCTGGCAGACTCCCTGGATGGAGAAGGTCCTGCCCGCGATCGTCTCGATCGCGTCGCGATATCGCGAGCGGACGATTTTTTCCCGTTTCATCACGCCGGAACAGCCGGAAGACCGTCCGGGACAGTGGCAAAACTATTTCCGCCGCTGGCGTTGTGCGACACGGGCGCAATTGTGGACGACTGATCTCGATCTGGTGCCGGTCCTGGCGAGGTTCGTCCCGCCGGCGCGGATCATCGACAAGCCCGCCTATTCGGCCTTCACGGGCTCGGGCTTGCGCGGTCTGCTCGTCGACAAGAACGTTCGGACCATCGTGATCACGGGTGCCGAGACCGACGTTTGCGTGCTCTCGACGGTGCTCAGCGCGGTCGATCTCGGTTTTCGGGTCGTGATCGTCGAGGACGCGCTGTGCAGCTCGTCGGACGTCGGCCACGATGCATTGATGACCATGTATCGGACGCGCTTCCACGGCCAGATCGATCTGGTGACGGCGGAGGAGCTACAGCAGTATTGGCGCGAGTGA